TTTAACATAGCTGTTTGCATGAAGAAAAATGTCACCATACCAACCGTAATCCATGTCACGTAACCAATCAGTCCAGAAGCATGCTCATTAGATTGATCGCCACCACGCACCGCAAACATTAGCACCATAATTCCAATTTGTAAGAGTGGGTCTGCAAAATGCCAAAAATCACCAAGATAATTGTTAGCATATATCTGACTATTGTCATATTTAGCAATTCGATAGACGACGCGCCAACTTCCGATCAATTCTTTAATTATTTGTATCACATCTCGCATGACGATTACCTCTCAACTGGCAAAATCAAAATTTGACCAGGACTAACTTCGTCGGTCTGCATATGATTTGCCCCCATAATTGCGTCAATTGAAATATTGACCTTCTTTGATATTTGCGCCAATGTCTCGTTACTACCTACCTTATATTGATTAACCGTCTTTTTAGCCGTAATCGCCGGTTTATCTGGTTTATTAGCGACATTGATACGGCCCATCTTGATATCTAATTCTTGCAGTTTTGATGGTGCATAGTTTGTAATTAAGCTGGTTGGGTTTGCCATCACCTGTTTAGATGTTAAGTCCAAGATGGACATATCCATTTGCAACAATACAAAGGCCCCAATAACTATCAAGATGATGCGTGTGAACCATGACATCCGCTCATCGGGTTCTTTAAAATAAATGTTCTCTTTCAACTCATGATCGTCAGCATTAATGTCCAGTAAAAAGTTGCGATTACGTTCACGAGTAATTAGCTTTTTTAAGCTAAAAGCCTTTTGCGCGTCTTTGTAGCGCTTTTGATAAGCTAAACGCTCACTGTCTGACAACTGATTAAAGCGTTTTAAGAAAGCATTGTACATAGGCAGGACTTCATCGGCTGGTCCATCCATTCGAATTTGACCGTAGTGCATCCATATCACACGCTCAGCCATTTTCTTGACCTGACCAGCGGAATGTGAAACGAAGAAGATTGTCTTCCCTTCTTCCTTAAACCGCTGCGTACGCTCCATTGATTTTTCTGTAAAGGTTGGGTCACCCACTGATAAGGCCTCATCAATGATGATAATGTCTGCATCAGAATATACTGAAATGGCAAAGCCTAACTTGGACCGCATCCCGGAAGAATATGACTTCACAGGTTGGTCAATAAAGTCCCCTAATTCAGAAAATTCAATAATGTCGTCCATTTTCTCATCAATTTCTTTTTCGGTCATCCCTTGCATTAAGGATTTTAAACGAATGTTAGCTCGTCCTGTCAAACGTGGCCGGAGTCCCGAACCAATGGCAATCATTGACGTTGTACCATACGTTTTCATTTCACCTGTCGTTGGTGGGATCAATCCTGCTACCATTTCAAGTAACGTTGATTTACCAGAACCATTTGTCCCAATAATTCCAATAGTTTCACCAGCATGTGCCTCGAAGGAAACACCCTTAACCGACCAAAAATGCGGAATGCCCTTACTCCAGAATTTAAAAATTGATTTTACTTTGTCTGACTGCTTCTCAGCCAAATCATACTGTTTAGTAACATATTTGGCTGAAACAGTAATTTTATTGTTATCTATTTCAGTAGCCACGACTTATTCACCACTTCCTGTTGATGTAGCTTGATCAGCACTCCCAGTATCAGTAGATCCCACATCACCTGACACAGCTCCTGTTGTGGTGTCACTAGTTACAGTAGTGTCAGCCGTTGAGCTTGTAGTACCATCCGTTACCGTAGTATCTCCAGTGTAGGTAGGAGTTGTGGAATAGTATGTGGAATCCGTAGCATAGTAGCTAGAGTCCGTCGTCTCAGCTACCGTTGAATCGGAATAAACGTATGCGGAATCACTAGTTGAATCCACTATAACTTCAGAAGATAGTTCAGTATCATTAACCGTGGTAGTTGCGTTTGTCAATTTTTTATTTTTGTCTTTACTGATCACAATTGTTTTCTTGACAACCATTTCGCCACGTGTTGCCACAATCGTATACTTACCTGCCACGACAAAAGTAAGTTGTAGTGTTTGCTCACTATCTGTCGCTGGATATGTTATATCCTGTACCAATTTTTTAGCTTCAGAAACCTTCACCGTAGTATTCTTTGAAACGGTAACATTT
This is a stretch of genomic DNA from Weissella soli. It encodes these proteins:
- a CDS encoding ATP-binding cassette domain-containing protein translates to MATEIDNNKITVSAKYVTKQYDLAEKQSDKVKSIFKFWSKGIPHFWSVKGVSFEAHAGETIGIIGTNGSGKSTLLEMVAGLIPPTTGEMKTYGTTSMIAIGSGLRPRLTGRANIRLKSLMQGMTEKEIDEKMDDIIEFSELGDFIDQPVKSYSSGMRSKLGFAISVYSDADIIIIDEALSVGDPTFTEKSMERTQRFKEEGKTIFFVSHSAGQVKKMAERVIWMHYGQIRMDGPADEVLPMYNAFLKRFNQLSDSERLAYQKRYKDAQKAFSLKKLITRERNRNFLLDINADDHELKENIYFKEPDERMSWFTRIILIVIGAFVLLQMDMSILDLTSKQVMANPTSLITNYAPSKLQELDIKMGRINVANKPDKPAITAKKTVNQYKVGSNETLAQISKKVNISIDAIMGANHMQTDEVSPGQILILPVER